A genome region from Pirellulales bacterium includes the following:
- the miaA gene encoding tRNA (adenosine(37)-N6)-dimethylallyltransferase MiaA yields the protein MLPSTGLRPLASGPCVVLAGPTGGGKSAVGIELAQRIDGEIISLDSMAVYRGMNIGTAKPSEADRRLVPHHLIDIVDPWEDFSVAQYLDAAGDAVREIRARNRLPVFVGGTPLYLKALLRGLFSGPAADWDLRRQLAEVARQSDAAELHRRLAAVDPAAAAKLHPNDVRRLIRALEVFHHTGRLISEQQRQFNEPPIGEPAKVFVLDWPREKLHQRIEKRVDAMFAAGLVDEVRALISIGHGRSLSRTAGQAVGYREILAHLAGDTNLATTVDLVKLHTRQFAKRQLTWFRSLHECRWIPMAEPLLPGQVAAKIASSAV from the coding sequence ATGCTGCCTTCGACTGGCCTCCGGCCTCTCGCCTCCGGCCCCTGCGTCGTTCTCGCCGGCCCGACGGGCGGCGGCAAGTCGGCGGTCGGGATCGAGCTGGCCCAACGGATTGACGGCGAGATCATTTCGCTCGACTCGATGGCCGTGTACCGCGGGATGAACATCGGCACCGCCAAACCGAGTGAGGCGGATCGCCGACTTGTCCCGCATCATCTGATCGACATCGTCGATCCGTGGGAAGACTTCAGCGTTGCCCAGTATCTCGATGCCGCGGGAGATGCGGTTCGCGAGATTCGCGCGCGTAATCGCCTGCCGGTGTTCGTTGGTGGCACGCCGCTCTATCTCAAGGCGTTGCTACGCGGCTTGTTCTCGGGACCGGCTGCCGACTGGGATTTGCGCCGTCAGCTTGCCGAAGTCGCGCGGCAGAGCGACGCGGCCGAGTTGCATCGCCGTCTAGCCGCGGTCGATCCGGCGGCCGCCGCAAAACTCCATCCCAACGACGTGCGGCGATTGATCCGCGCGCTCGAGGTGTTTCATCACACGGGCCGACTCATCAGTGAGCAGCAGCGGCAATTCAACGAGCCGCCAATCGGTGAGCCCGCGAAAGTGTTCGTATTGGACTGGCCGCGCGAGAAGTTGCACCAGCGGATCGAGAAGCGCGTCGACGCGATGTTCGCCGCCGGGCTGGTCGATGAGGTTCGCGCACTGATTTCAATCGGCCACGGCCGTTCCTTGAGCCGCACGGCTGGCCAAGCCGTCGGCTATCGAGAAATACTCGCCCATCTGGCCGGCGACACCAACCTCGCGACAACCGTCGATCTCGTCAAGCTGCATACCCGCCAATTCGCCAAGCGGCAGCTCACCTGGTTCCGCAGCCTCCACGAATGCCGTTGGATTCCAATGGCGGAACCCCTCCTGCCCGGCCAAGTCGCGGCCAAGATCGCGTCGTCCGCGGTCTGA
- the hisG gene encoding ATP phosphoribosyltransferase: MNLRIGVPSKGRLAEVAEALLKEAGLHFRRTERSLFARCKELPVDITFLRADDIPVLCAEGAIDLGVTGADLVAESRVELIARLELGVGNCRLAVCVPESSSITHPGQLNGARIATSFPNVTADYLRQHGAEAHLVTLMGSVEIMIALGVAEAIVDLVETGSTLAANQLRILDQIGQYETILVQNREARQPELADRVVRRLEGVVIARSYSLLEYNVPRGKLREAEQITPGFNSPTVSALEDPHWCAVRVMVRRGEVISIMEKLESLGASAILETQITNCRL, translated from the coding sequence ATGAACCTTCGCATCGGCGTTCCCAGCAAAGGGCGATTGGCGGAAGTCGCCGAGGCACTCTTGAAAGAGGCCGGCTTGCACTTTCGCCGCACGGAGCGAAGTCTGTTTGCTCGGTGCAAGGAATTGCCAGTCGATATCACGTTCCTGCGGGCGGACGATATTCCCGTGCTCTGCGCCGAAGGGGCAATTGATCTGGGCGTGACCGGCGCCGATCTGGTCGCTGAGAGCCGGGTCGAGTTGATCGCGCGGCTGGAACTCGGCGTCGGCAATTGCCGCCTGGCGGTCTGCGTGCCGGAATCCAGTTCGATCACGCATCCCGGCCAGCTCAACGGCGCGCGGATCGCCACGAGCTTTCCCAACGTCACCGCCGATTATCTGCGACAGCATGGGGCTGAGGCCCATTTGGTCACGCTGATGGGGAGCGTCGAGATCATGATCGCACTGGGAGTGGCCGAGGCGATCGTCGATCTGGTCGAAACCGGTAGCACGCTGGCCGCTAATCAGTTACGGATCCTCGACCAGATTGGCCAATACGAAACGATCCTCGTGCAAAACCGCGAAGCGCGGCAGCCGGAGCTGGCCGACCGCGTGGTGCGGCGGCTCGAAGGAGTGGTGATTGCCCGCAGCTATTCGCTCTTGGAATACAATGTGCCGCGCGGCAAGCTGCGCGAGGCCGAGCAAATCACGCCGGGGTTCAATTCTCCGACGGTTAGCGCGCTGGAAGACCCGCATTGGTGCGCCGTGCGGGTCATGGTTCGCCGCGGCGAGGTCATCTCGATCATGGAAAAGCTCGAATCGCTCGGCGC
- a CDS encoding phosphoribosyl-ATP diphosphatase: protein MADSENILSRLMAIIEDRKANPPPKSYTTSLFAGGVAKIGEKICEEAAEVVAAADEPGDAGRAHLIHEAADLVYHLFVMLGYREIKLTEVEAELARRFGISGLDEKAARGRT, encoded by the coding sequence GTGGCGGATTCCGAGAACATCCTGTCGCGGCTGATGGCGATCATCGAGGATCGCAAGGCGAATCCTCCGCCCAAATCCTATACGACTTCGCTGTTCGCCGGCGGAGTTGCCAAGATCGGCGAGAAAATTTGCGAAGAAGCGGCTGAGGTGGTTGCCGCCGCCGACGAGCCGGGAGACGCGGGCCGCGCCCACTTGATCCACGAGGCGGCCGATTTGGTGTATCATCTATTCGTCATGCTCGGGTACAGAGAAATCAAGCTCACGGAGGTCGAGGCGGAACTCGCCCGCCGCTTCGGCATTTCCGGGCTCGACGAAAAAGCTGCCCGTGGAAGAACGTAG